One Ureaplasma urealyticum serovar 8 str. ATCC 27618 genomic window carries:
- a CDS encoding YlxR family protein, protein MAMKVNQRTCIFSKKKYPKNELVRFVIINDELIFDLNHYRGYYLKIQKNMNLEKLYQFLKKRFMIKNEEQVYQILKQLIQSLI, encoded by the coding sequence ATGGCAATGAAAGTTAATCAAAGAACTTGCATTTTTAGTAAAAAAAAATATCCTAAAAATGAATTGGTTCGTTTTGTCATTATTAATGATGAATTAATCTTCGATTTAAATCATTATCGTGGATATTATTTAAAGATTCAAAAAAATATGAATCTTGAAAAATTGTATCAATTTTTAAAAAAACGTTTTATGATTAAAAACGAAGAACAAGTTTATCAGATTTTAAAACAATTAATTCAATCATTAATTTAA
- the infB gene encoding translation initiation factor IF-2 — protein MAKKNIKQKKDNRIAIDVKKHIKKVDVGVFGGTFVFTSPLSIAELAPKLNKSANEIIMRYFKKGVVYNLNTILDEEQIGELCLEYDLDFKIEKNVNTENLLENIAFDDLEADLVARAPIVTIMGHVDHGKTTLLDTIRKSSVTASEAGGITQHIGAYQILKGDKPITFIDTPGHEAFTEMRARGANLTDIVILVVAADDGIKMQTEEAIDHAKAANVPIIVFVNKMDKYEANPDKVLNQLSAKEIVAEELGGDIVFVKGSALKNEGIFELLDSILLIAELNDYKANPNRLAYGTTIEANLDKGHGPLATLLVQNGTLRKGDYLVVGSTYGKIRNMFDEYDNEIEMALPSKPVKVSGFEEVPTAGDKFLALADEKQARAIANDVKQKKIRLERSMLQSSDIRAKIANGELKNINLIIKADVQGSLEALKGIFNSINIEGVTTTLVRSAIGTISESDVRLAQTSDAIIIGFNVRANRIIKDLADSVGVQIMNYDIIYKFKEDLEAWMKGTLDPIIVEEVIGEAKVLKLFKHSQVGTICGCRVINGKIKRNALVRVLRDGIVIYNSKIATLQHNKDSVNEVIADKECGLTIANFNDVKENDIIEVYVKVEKNHDEVK, from the coding sequence ATGGCGAAAAAAAATATCAAACAAAAAAAAGATAATCGGATAGCAATTGATGTAAAAAAACACATTAAAAAAGTTGATGTTGGGGTTTTTGGTGGTACGTTTGTTTTCACATCACCTCTTAGTATTGCAGAATTAGCACCAAAACTAAATAAAAGTGCAAACGAAATTATCATGCGTTATTTCAAAAAAGGTGTTGTTTATAATTTAAACACCATTTTAGATGAAGAACAAATTGGTGAATTATGTTTAGAATATGATTTAGATTTTAAAATTGAAAAAAATGTTAATACAGAAAATCTTTTAGAAAATATTGCTTTTGATGATTTAGAAGCCGATTTAGTTGCTCGTGCACCAATTGTAACAATTATGGGACACGTTGATCATGGTAAAACAACTCTTTTAGATACAATTCGTAAATCATCAGTAACAGCATCTGAAGCTGGAGGGATTACTCAACACATTGGTGCTTACCAAATTCTAAAAGGCGATAAACCAATTACTTTTATTGATACGCCTGGCCATGAGGCCTTTACTGAAATGCGTGCACGTGGTGCAAATTTAACAGATATTGTAATTTTAGTTGTTGCAGCTGATGATGGTATTAAAATGCAAACTGAAGAAGCGATTGATCATGCTAAAGCTGCTAATGTACCTATTATTGTATTTGTTAATAAAATGGATAAATATGAAGCAAACCCTGATAAAGTTTTAAACCAATTAAGCGCTAAAGAAATTGTTGCTGAAGAACTTGGTGGAGATATTGTTTTTGTTAAAGGATCAGCATTAAAAAATGAAGGCATTTTTGAACTATTAGATTCAATCTTATTAATTGCTGAACTAAATGATTATAAAGCTAACCCTAATCGTTTAGCTTATGGAACAACAATTGAAGCAAATTTAGATAAAGGTCATGGTCCTCTTGCTACTTTATTAGTTCAAAATGGTACCTTACGAAAAGGTGATTATTTAGTTGTTGGATCAACATATGGAAAAATTCGTAATATGTTCGATGAATATGACAATGAAATTGAAATGGCCTTGCCTTCAAAACCAGTTAAAGTTTCTGGTTTTGAAGAAGTACCAACAGCTGGTGATAAATTTTTAGCATTGGCTGATGAAAAACAAGCGCGAGCGATTGCTAATGATGTAAAACAAAAGAAAATTCGTTTAGAACGTTCAATGTTGCAAAGTTCTGATATTCGTGCCAAAATTGCTAATGGTGAATTAAAAAATATTAATTTAATTATTAAAGCTGATGTTCAAGGATCACTTGAAGCACTAAAGGGTATTTTTAATAGTATTAATATTGAAGGTGTAACAACAACACTAGTACGTAGTGCCATTGGAACAATTAGTGAAAGTGATGTACGATTAGCCCAAACTTCTGATGCGATTATTATTGGTTTTAATGTTCGTGCTAATCGAATTATTAAGGATTTAGCTGATTCAGTTGGCGTACAAATTATGAATTATGACATCATTTATAAATTTAAAGAAGATTTAGAAGCATGAATGAAGGGAACTTTAGATCCAATTATTGTTGAAGAAGTTATTGGTGAAGCAAAAGTTCTTAAACTATTTAAACATAGTCAAGTTGGAACAATTTGTGGATGTCGAGTAATTAATGGTAAAATTAAAAGAAATGCATTAGTTCGTGTTTTACGAGATGGCATTGTCATTTATAACTCAAAAATCGCTACTTTACAACACAATAAAGATAGTGTTAATGAAGTCATTGCTGATAAAGAATGTGGACTAACAATTGCAAACTTTAATGATGTTAAAGAAAATGATATTATTGAAGTTTATGTTAAAGTTGAAAAAAATCATGATGAGGTTAAGTAA
- the rbfA gene encoding 30S ribosome-binding factor RbfA, translating to MANEVRVARLESLIKDVINNALANEINDKIAKLARVTAVRLSNDLSVAKIFLDAHKRESMPKVLENVNKVSGLLRSKLAAEWTSYKVPELRFVIDETIDYANHIDELFKKIKQQEN from the coding sequence ATGGCAAACGAAGTTCGAGTTGCAAGGTTGGAATCTTTAATTAAAGATGTTATTAACAATGCGTTAGCAAATGAAATTAACGATAAAATTGCGAAATTAGCACGTGTAACTGCAGTGCGTTTAAGTAATGATTTATCAGTAGCAAAAATTTTCTTAGATGCTCACAAACGTGAAAGTATGCCTAAGGTTTTAGAAAATGTTAATAAAGTTAGTGGTTTATTACGTTCAAAATTAGCTGCTGAATGAACTAGTTATAAAGTACCAGAATTGCGTTTTGTAATTGATGAAACAATTGATTATGCTAACCATATTGATGAATTATTTAAAAAGATTAAACAACAAGAAAATTAA
- a CDS encoding M48 family metallopeptidase — protein MLNFVKDLNFEINQKKIIVKVCLQPKIKYIKIKIINHEIVCLINNLTLVDITQDFVINNKLKILKLYENDLKRIKYDEQHLNWIILLGTKFSTIKLVNNDFHCEFDLQKQIIYIYDQNQNLANSKLIYQKILKYLAEIIFSQIIKNAENITNLAAKEYEFGFYKSRWGVYDKLKHIIKLSYFLVHYDQEIIQYVVIHELAHIKYQHHQNSFWDFVLKYCKNAKIYNKQLKS, from the coding sequence ATGTTGAATTTTGTCAAAGATCTAAATTTTGAAATTAATCAAAAAAAGATTATTGTTAAAGTTTGTTTACAACCAAAAATTAAATACATTAAAATCAAGATTATTAATCATGAAATTGTTTGTTTGATTAATAATCTAACATTAGTTGATATTACTCAAGATTTTGTTATAAACAATAAACTAAAAATTTTAAAACTATATGAAAATGATTTAAAAAGAATTAAATATGATGAACAACATTTAAATTGAATCATTTTATTAGGAACAAAATTTTCAACTATTAAGTTAGTAAATAATGATTTTCATTGTGAATTTGATCTTCAAAAACAAATTATTTATATTTATGATCAAAACCAAAATTTAGCTAATTCAAAATTAATTTATCAAAAAATTCTAAAATACTTGGCTGAAATCATTTTTTCACAAATCATTAAAAATGCTGAAAATATAACTAATTTAGCTGCAAAAGAATATGAATTTGGTTTTTATAAAAGTCGATGAGGTGTTTATGATAAATTAAAGCATATCATTAAACTTTCATATTTTTTAGTGCATTATGATCAAGAAATTATTCAATATGTTGTTATTCATGAATTAGCACATATAAAATACCAACATCATCAAAACTCTTTTTGAGATTTTGTTTTAAAATATTGCAAAAATGCAAAGATCTATAATAAACAGCTTAAATCCTAA
- the lepA gene encoding translation elongation factor 4, with translation MDKKFIRNFSIIAHIDHGKSTLSDRIIEFTNTLSKREMTNQILDSMDIERERGITIKLNAVQIKYHARDNNEYLIHLIDTPGHVDFTYEVSRSLAACEGAILVVDAAQGIEAQTLSNVYLALENNLEIVPTINKIDLPSADPDRVKKEIEDVIGLDTSDIPLISAKTGLNIQDVLEAIIKHVPPPLDANDDAKLQALIFDSFYDSYKGVVCLVRIKQGTIKVGDKIRMMANNKDYIVSELGIRTPKIVNKTELVAGEVGWVAAAIKTVKDINVGDTITHANNPADKPLPGYKKILPMVYCGLYPIDTSQYDDLKEAMAKISLSDAALTYEYETSQALGFGIRCGFLGLLHMDVIRERIAREFNIELILTAPSVIYKIELTNNQEISIDSPAKMPEPTNIKAIKEPFVKLAIITPDNYVGAIMELCQSRRGSYQDLEVIDGTRRRLIYKMPLAEIMYSFFDSLKSITKGYATMDYELIGYQAEKLVKIDIMLNGNKVDALSIIAHRDFAYGKSKIICEKLKEVIPKHQFEIPIQASIGSKIIARETIKAVRKDVIAKCYGGDVSRKKKLLEQQKEGKKRLKAIGNVDVPQDAFVKVLSEN, from the coding sequence ATGGACAAAAAGTTCATCCGTAATTTTAGTATCATCGCCCATATTGATCATGGTAAATCAACATTATCAGATCGAATTATTGAATTTACAAATACTTTAAGTAAACGTGAAATGACAAACCAAATTTTAGATTCTATGGACATTGAACGTGAACGTGGAATTACTATCAAATTAAACGCTGTGCAAATTAAATATCATGCTAGAGATAATAACGAATATTTAATTCATTTAATCGATACTCCAGGACACGTTGATTTTACTTATGAAGTTTCGCGAAGTTTAGCTGCTTGTGAGGGTGCAATTTTAGTTGTAGATGCTGCACAAGGAATTGAAGCTCAAACGCTATCTAATGTTTATTTAGCATTAGAAAACAATTTAGAAATTGTGCCAACCATTAATAAAATTGATTTACCATCAGCAGATCCTGATCGTGTTAAAAAAGAAATTGAAGATGTTATTGGTTTAGATACATCAGATATTCCTTTAATTTCAGCAAAAACAGGTTTAAACATTCAAGATGTACTAGAAGCAATTATTAAACATGTACCACCACCATTAGATGCTAATGATGATGCTAAATTACAAGCCTTAATCTTTGATTCTTTCTACGATTCTTACAAAGGTGTTGTTTGTTTAGTTCGTATAAAACAAGGAACAATTAAAGTTGGTGATAAAATTCGTATGATGGCCAACAATAAAGACTATATTGTTAGCGAATTAGGAATTAGAACACCAAAAATTGTTAATAAAACTGAATTAGTAGCTGGAGAAGTTGGGTGAGTAGCTGCTGCTATTAAAACAGTTAAAGATATTAATGTCGGGGATACAATTACCCATGCTAATAACCCTGCTGATAAACCATTACCAGGTTATAAAAAAATCTTACCAATGGTTTATTGTGGTCTATATCCAATTGATACTAGTCAATACGATGATTTAAAAGAAGCAATGGCTAAAATTTCATTATCAGATGCTGCATTAACTTATGAATATGAAACATCACAGGCGCTAGGATTTGGAATTCGTTGTGGATTTTTAGGATTATTACATATGGATGTAATTCGTGAACGAATTGCGCGTGAATTTAATATTGAATTAATCTTAACTGCGCCTTCAGTAATTTATAAAATTGAGTTAACAAATAATCAAGAAATTAGTATTGATAGTCCTGCTAAAATGCCAGAACCAACTAATATTAAAGCAATTAAAGAACCATTTGTTAAATTAGCAATCATTACACCAGATAATTATGTTGGTGCTATTATGGAATTGTGTCAATCACGAAGAGGATCTTACCAAGATTTAGAAGTTATTGATGGTACAAGACGACGATTAATTTATAAAATGCCATTAGCTGAAATTATGTATAGTTTTTTTGATTCACTAAAATCAATTACTAAAGGATATGCAACCATGGATTACGAACTAATTGGCTATCAAGCTGAAAAATTAGTTAAAATTGATATTATGTTAAATGGTAATAAAGTTGATGCTTTAAGTATTATTGCACATCGTGATTTTGCTTATGGTAAATCAAAAATTATTTGCGAAAAATTAAAAGAAGTGATTCCAAAACACCAATTTGAAATTCCTATCCAAGCTTCAATTGGATCAAAAATTATTGCTCGTGAAACTATTAAAGCAGTACGTAAGGACGTAATTGCTAAATGTTATGGTGGAGATGTTTCAAGAAAGAAAAAACTTCTAGAACAACAAAAAGAAGGTAAAAAACGTCTAAAAGCAATTGGAAATGTTGATGTTCCACAAGATGCATTTGTTAAAGTTTTAAGTGAAAACTAA
- a CDS encoding LemA family protein: protein MDLWKEQDPSGISPNVSNERKIATASSGEKALYIFIVILSIITIIGWIFLLIWWFKTKNHLIQTKNSVNEASSSIQVAQTKRFDLLNKMIEQTKSYYKFEQKVLDEITKNRSVQMSSDINKNEEVLSKLQNLVNVQFERYPDLKSSNILMELMSTSSYLENEIASSRRAYNSRATDWNIMIFQFMTVIVAAKLKLDTFPIYAASKQERADVSMKSLSDF, encoded by the coding sequence ATGGATTTATGAAAAGAACAAGATCCAAGTGGAATTAGTCCAAACGTATCAAATGAACGAAAAATAGCAACTGCTTCAAGTGGTGAAAAAGCATTATATATTTTCATTGTAATTCTTTCAATTATTACAATTATTGGTTGAATTTTTTTATTAATTTGATGATTTAAAACAAAAAACCATTTAATCCAAACTAAAAATAGTGTTAATGAAGCATCATCAAGCATTCAAGTAGCACAAACAAAACGATTTGATTTATTAAATAAAATGATCGAACAAACTAAATCATATTATAAATTTGAACAAAAAGTATTGGATGAAATAACTAAAAATCGTAGCGTTCAAATGTCAAGTGATATTAACAAAAATGAAGAAGTGTTAAGTAAACTTCAAAATTTAGTTAATGTACAATTTGAACGTTATCCAGATTTAAAGTCATCAAATATTTTAATGGAATTAATGAGTACATCAAGTTATTTAGAAAATGAAATTGCTTCATCACGTCGTGCTTATAATTCAAGAGCGACCGATTGAAACATTATGATTTTCCAATTCATGACTGTTATTGTTGCTGCCAAACTAAAACTTGACACTTTCCCAATTTATGCTGCAAGCAAACAAGAACGTGCTGATGTTAGCATGAAATCATTATCTGATTTTTAA
- a CDS encoding TrmH family RNA methyltransferase, which produces MLKVITSNKNEDIIHFYNLIHDKKYREANQLFIIEGFKLLDEALQNQQTIVAIIINERVYDKEFETIFKYTLYDNVQIYKVSENVIKKLSVNIDPSPILAIVKMKEETCDVNDNVLLLDNIQDPGNLGTILRTCFAFNVKQVIFNNCVDLYNAKTIKASMGAIFKINFLRFNSSKLTLEFLLKNNFYLIATILDKNAISLNELKIKQKYCLMVGNEGHGLSQNFIDYASIKTMIKMNQTESLNVAVATAIFLYELNK; this is translated from the coding sequence ATGTTAAAAGTTATTACATCTAATAAAAATGAAGACATTATTCATTTTTATAATTTAATTCATGATAAAAAATATCGTGAAGCTAATCAATTATTCATAATTGAAGGCTTTAAATTATTAGATGAAGCCTTACAAAATCAACAAACAATTGTTGCAATTATCATTAATGAACGTGTTTATGATAAAGAATTTGAAACGATTTTCAAATATACTTTATATGATAATGTTCAAATTTATAAAGTTAGTGAAAATGTTATTAAAAAACTTTCTGTTAATATTGACCCAAGTCCAATTTTAGCTATTGTTAAAATGAAAGAAGAAACATGTGATGTTAATGATAATGTTTTGTTATTAGATAATATCCAAGATCCAGGCAATTTAGGAACTATTTTGCGAACTTGCTTTGCTTTTAATGTTAAACAAGTTATTTTCAATAATTGTGTTGACTTATATAATGCTAAAACCATCAAAGCTAGTATGGGAGCCATTTTTAAAATTAATTTTTTACGTTTTAATAGTTCTAAACTAACTTTAGAATTTTTATTAAAAAACAATTTTTATTTAATTGCTACTATTTTAGACAAAAATGCAATTTCTTTAAATGAATTAAAAATTAAGCAAAAATATTGTTTGATGGTAGGGAATGAAGGGCATGGTTTATCACAAAATTTTATTGATTATGCTAGCATTAAAACAATGATTAAAATGAATCAAACAGAATCATTAAACGTCGCAGTCGCAACAGCAATTTTTTTATATGAACTTAATAAATAA
- the holA gene encoding DNA polymerase III subunit delta, whose amino-acid sequence MNLINKDLFLIISDNRLKIQQKIDEITTTFDELVKIDEQQISLFAFKSIVEQSDLFNAKKIYLFKNVNWFESLEQLKNVQDLIDYFFSNHIPIIITTELTKISTAKKIQEIIAKFGHQITFISYSNKNAATFLKDELNERHLHLDKLIVATIIQKTNFNINYLNNELNKLELINDSLKNVNLVDIDNFICDYGDYQIFSLLNLLYQQKTKELINLINKMLIDKIDEVTIINMMATMMSTYYLTKYLDEKKYDKNFITNSLNQKPFVVSLNLKLTKNYSAKFLYKKLCELLNLEIKIKENKIDKYFGLMNWVLNF is encoded by the coding sequence ATGAACTTAATAAATAAAGACCTTTTTTTGATTATTAGCGATAATCGTTTGAAAATTCAACAAAAAATTGATGAAATTACAACCACTTTTGATGAATTAGTAAAAATTGATGAGCAACAAATTTCATTGTTTGCTTTTAAAAGTATTGTTGAACAAAGCGATTTATTTAATGCTAAAAAAATTTATTTGTTTAAAAATGTTAATTGGTTTGAAAGTTTAGAACAATTAAAAAACGTTCAAGATTTAATTGATTATTTTTTTTCTAATCATATTCCAATCATTATCACAACTGAACTTACAAAGATTTCAACAGCTAAAAAAATCCAAGAAATAATTGCAAAATTTGGACATCAAATTACTTTTATTTCATATTCAAACAAAAACGCTGCTACTTTTTTAAAAGATGAATTAAATGAACGCCACTTACATTTAGATAAATTAATAGTAGCAACTATTATTCAAAAAACAAATTTTAATATTAATTATTTAAACAATGAATTAAATAAGTTAGAGCTAATTAATGATTCTTTAAAAAATGTAAATTTAGTTGATATTGATAATTTTATTTGTGATTATGGCGATTATCAAATTTTTAGTTTACTAAATCTTTTATACCAACAAAAAACAAAAGAATTAATAAATTTAATTAATAAAATGTTAATTGATAAAATTGATGAAGTTACAATAATCAATATGATGGCGACAATGATGAGCACGTATTATTTAACTAAATATTTAGATGAAAAAAAATATGATAAAAACTTTATAACTAACTCTTTAAATCAAAAACCTTTCGTTGTTAGTTTAAATTTAAAACTAACTAAAAATTATTCTGCAAAATTTTTATATAAAAAGCTTTGCGAACTTTTAAATTTAGAAATTAAAATTAAAGAAAACAAAATTGATAAGTATTTTGGATTAATGAACTGAGTTTTAAATTTTTAA
- a CDS encoding ECF transporter S component — protein sequence MNSKFKFNYNIDNKLALSFTNELIANKKQKIKKRFLLFLFPFYPLKLFKTINLIVVFAVLVAIRLGMGFLHIKIPGFNMVISFTWMALMVLSWYFGPLIGIFAGFLVDTLAWLISGGIWFWMYAIQEPAVGFIAGFLGSVVTLRKKTKRPIIDLIVNQVFILFFSILTLFMILTLVNDGKNSLFSILKKRDKEINEDWISIFKYLAIAFLATFVLLVEAFVIIYYLRNKNRSKVQLVNFIYCSLLAIFSTMLFSFALGPYVSVAYLKYIKVPITNYLKYGVNYYLLPRIIKESIKTPIYIILLSSIISAFDYVFLNIKQINMHKWKH from the coding sequence ATGAATTCAAAATTTAAATTTAACTATAATATAGACAATAAATTAGCGTTATCATTTACAAATGAATTAATTGCTAACAAAAAGCAAAAAATTAAAAAAAGATTTTTGCTTTTTTTATTCCCCTTTTACCCTTTAAAACTTTTTAAAACAATTAATTTAATTGTTGTTTTTGCTGTTTTAGTTGCTATTCGTTTAGGAATGGGATTTTTACATATTAAAATACCAGGATTTAATATGGTTATTTCTTTTACATGAATGGCATTAATGGTTTTAAGTTGGTATTTTGGACCATTAATTGGAATTTTTGCTGGGTTCTTAGTTGATACTTTAGCATGATTGATTAGTGGTGGAATTTGGTTTTGAATGTATGCTATTCAAGAACCAGCGGTTGGATTTATTGCTGGGTTTTTAGGATCTGTAGTTACACTAAGAAAAAAAACTAAACGACCAATAATTGATCTAATAGTTAATCAAGTCTTTATTCTGTTTTTTAGTATATTGACATTATTTATGATTTTAACTTTAGTTAATGATGGAAAAAATTCTTTATTTAGCATTCTTAAAAAACGTGATAAAGAAATTAATGAAGATTGAATTAGTATTTTTAAATATTTAGCAATTGCTTTTTTAGCTACATTTGTTTTACTTGTCGAAGCTTTTGTTATCATTTATTATTTACGTAATAAAAATCGTTCGAAAGTACAATTAGTTAATTTTATTTATTGTTCATTATTAGCGATTTTTTCTACAATGTTATTTTCATTTGCGCTAGGACCTTATGTAAGTGTAGCGTATTTAAAATATATAAAAGTTCCAATTACGAATTATTTAAAATATGGTGTTAATTATTATTTATTACCACGTATCATTAAAGAAAGTATTAAAACACCAATTTATATCATTTTATTATCTTCAATTATTAGTGCATTTGATTATGTTTTTTTAAATATTAAACAAATTAATATGCACAAATGAAAGCATTAA
- the udk gene encoding uridine kinase, with protein sequence MNAKSPILVLIAGASGSGKTTFANEIVARIPQNTTSVIICQDSYYISNSQLNKNERRLINYDHPSSFEWDLMREQLSDIKKRKKIKVPIYDYKTEIRLDKTIDISDVDVIVFEGIYAIYDDVINQIADLKIFIETPKDECLIRRILRDVNERNRSFESVITQWRSTVSPMYDQFVEPSKKNANVSVLWNEHNRVALHLIHKWINNIH encoded by the coding sequence ATGAATGCTAAATCCCCGATTCTTGTATTAATTGCAGGTGCTTCTGGCTCTGGAAAGACAACTTTTGCCAATGAAATTGTTGCAAGAATTCCTCAAAATACAACAAGCGTTATTATTTGTCAAGACTCTTATTATATTTCTAATTCACAATTAAATAAAAACGAGCGTCGTTTAATTAATTATGATCATCCAAGTAGTTTTGAATGAGATTTAATGCGAGAGCAATTAAGTGACATTAAAAAACGTAAAAAAATTAAAGTACCAATCTATGATTATAAAACTGAGATTCGCTTAGATAAAACAATTGATATTAGTGATGTTGATGTTATAGTTTTTGAAGGTATTTATGCGATTTATGATGATGTCATTAATCAAATAGCTGATTTAAAAATTTTTATTGAAACACCAAAAGATGAATGTTTAATTCGGCGAATCCTTCGAGATGTTAACGAACGTAATCGATCATTTGAATCTGTAATTACTCAATGACGTAGCACTGTTAGCCCTATGTATGATCAATTTGTTGAGCCAAGTAAAAAGAATGCTAATGTTAGTGTGCTATGAAATGAACACAATCGTGTTGCATTACATTTAATTCATAAATGAATCAATAATATACATTAA
- the rpmF gene encoding 50S ribosomal protein L32, with the protein MAVQQRRVSKSRKGMRRSHDHLTVSNTVACNECGKALLPHRACRDCKTYRSIKLSIK; encoded by the coding sequence ATGGCTGTACAACAAAGAAGAGTAAGTAAATCAAGAAAAGGAATGCGTCGTAGTCACGATCACCTTACAGTTTCTAATACAGTAGCATGTAATGAATGTGGTAAAGCATTACTACCTCATAGAGCTTGTCGTGATTGCAAAACTTATAGAAGTATTAAGTTATCAATCAAGTAA
- a CDS encoding bifunctional 5,10-methylenetetrahydrofolate dehydrogenase/5,10-methenyltetrahydrofolate cyclohydrolase, with protein sequence MKLKINFLYEKILNELLNKKNKNHKKIYVFYDSDLVNFNSAYIQSKLKYAKLFCVDVIIYDLNAYKIQDNHQFLAKLKQDNTDFLFFEFPLSNKHLEQNYFQYLTFENDLDGINSHLFLDHQRNQIIYHPATINAILALIQALDIDLVNYRICIIGRSIYLGNYLYKLLNVKNNSIKVIHSQTKKPLAIIKQSNFIISCVNKAHIFSSNDLSNNSYLIDVTTEYVNNKLCGSFLIDQNDVSNRNIKYTPVPGGIGKLTTLFLFLNYFK encoded by the coding sequence ATGAAATTAAAAATCAATTTTTTATACGAAAAAATACTTAATGAATTATTAAATAAAAAAAATAAAAATCACAAAAAAATTTATGTTTTTTATGATTCAGACTTAGTTAATTTTAATAGTGCATATATTCAATCAAAACTAAAATATGCTAAATTATTTTGTGTTGACGTTATTATTTATGATTTAAATGCGTACAAAATTCAAGACAATCACCAATTTTTAGCAAAGCTAAAACAAGATAACACCGATTTTTTATTTTTTGAATTTCCTTTATCAAATAAGCATTTAGAACAAAACTATTTTCAATATTTAACTTTTGAAAATGATCTTGATGGAATTAATTCTCATTTATTTTTAGATCATCAAAGAAATCAAATTATTTATCATCCAGCAACAATCAATGCCATTTTAGCATTAATTCAAGCATTAGATATTGATTTAGTAAATTATAGAATTTGTATTATTGGACGTTCTATTTATTTAGGAAACTATTTATATAAATTATTAAATGTTAAAAACAATAGTATTAAAGTTATTCACTCTCAAACCAAAAAACCATTAGCAATTATTAAACAATCTAACTTTATTATTAGTTGTGTTAATAAAGCGCATATTTTTAGTTCTAATGATTTAAGTAACAATTCTTATTTAATTGATGTTACGACAGAATATGTTAATAATAAGCTGTGTGGATCTTTTTTAATTGATCAAAATGATGTATCTAATAGAAACATTAAATACACTCCTGTTCCTGGTGGAATCGGCAAATTAACAACTTTGTTTTTATTTTTAAATTATTTTAAATAA